From a single Lolium rigidum isolate FL_2022 chromosome 7, APGP_CSIRO_Lrig_0.1, whole genome shotgun sequence genomic region:
- the LOC124677117 gene encoding probable F-box protein At4g22165 translates to MGGTPPVVDSTPGDELSGAAMAPSGWSDLPNDLLLSILQRLELPQALAFQAVCTAWFSAAKAAGIPHSRTPWLVSWANFLEQREFKVDSGMNWAPGAATCKFRHPLDVDKVYNVNFPRGCFVACCGASHGWLVLVNDLSNLVLFNTFTSCMIPLPPITDFACVRAVYDKGNLQHYLFRRDRVYQTNYLGTWFYQKAVLSCSPSNGGDYIAMIIHCDSDWLSFVKAGESKWQTASILNASKEDRYIDCAYHNGRFYSVTLHGTVIKWDLDAPDGPTKEVIVKYYSHYAHILTRHLVSTPWGDLWQVRMIYTRAKSRYPDNVKFKIRKVDTEGCRKVSMEELRDHAIFIGLNHSACLPTENLRGVQPQLIYFSAPWMTQAFDLFGRISDWGGVRAYDPKTRTFKRVFPFGGMRDSLSILYPSEVWITPNM, encoded by the exons ATGGGAGGGACTCCTCCTGTCGTCGATTCCACCCCCGGCGATGAGCTATCCGGGGCTGCTATGG CGCCATCCGGGTGGTCGGACCTCCCAAATGATCTCCTTCTCAGCATACTGCAACGCCTCGAGCTACCCCAAGCCCTTGCATTTCAAGCTGTCTGCACGGCATGGTTCTCGGCGGCCAAGGCTGCCGGCATCCCACATTCTCGCACGCCATGGCTCGTGTCTTGGGCCAACTTCCTCGAGCAAAGGGAATTCAAGGTGGATTCTGGGATGAACTGGGCTCCAGGAGCAGCAACCTGCAAGTTCCGCCACCCCCTTGACGTCGACAAGGTTTACAACGTTAATTTTCCCAGGGGTTGCTTTGTTGCATGTTGTGGAGCCTCCCACGGGTGGCTGGTTCTGGTAAATGACCTTTCCAATCTTGTTCTGTTCAACACGTTCACCTCGTGCATGATCCCTCTCCCGCCGATCACTGATTTCGCGTGCGTGAGGGCTGTCTATGACAAAGGAAACTTGCAACATTATCTTTTTAGGAGAGACCGAGTATATCAGACAAATTATCTAGGAACATGGTTTTATCAGAAGGCTGTGTTGTCCTGCAGCCCGTCTAATGGTGGTGACTACATTGCGATGATCATCCATTGTGACAGTGATTGGCTTTCTTTCGTTAAGGCAGGAGAAAGCAAGTGGCAAACTGCTTCAATTCTAAATGCGAGCAAGGAAGACCGGTACATCGATTGTGCGTACCACAATGGGAGGTTCTACAGCGTGACATTGCACGGAACAGTGATTAAGTGGGATCTTGATGCACCGGATGGACCAACAAAGGAGGTGATTGTTAAATATTATAGCCACTATGCACATATTCTTACTAGACACCTGGTATCTACACCGTGGGGTGATCTCTGGCAAGTCCGCATGATCTATACAAGGGCAAAGAGTAGGTATCCAGATAATGTCAAGTTCAAGATTCGCAAGGTTGATACTGAAGGTTGCAGAAAAGTATCGATGGAGGAGTTGAGAGATCATGCGATTTTCATTGGACTCAACCACTCGGCATGTTTACCCACAGAGAATCTCCGTGGTGTACAACCTCAATTAATCTATTTCTCTGCTCCCTGGATGACACAGGCATTTGATTTGTTTGGCCGAATTTCCGACTGGGGAGGTGTAAGGGCTTATGACCCCAAAACAAGGACTTTCAAGCGTGTTTTTCCCTTTGGAGGTATGCGTGATTCGTTGAGCATCCTTTACCCTTCAGAGGTATGGATCACTCCGAATATGTGA